In Nonomuraea sp. NBC_00507, the following are encoded in one genomic region:
- a CDS encoding radical SAM protein, whose translation MAWDALSLVDAADDRPLIERRAVMRGDVLEMQARTMIERVPQVAGIAQRWAVSPYRGCAHACRGCGARAGHRRLGLDAGRDFETRIVVKPNAVTRLRADLARWGGEELAAGVSGDCYQAAEETYRLMPGVIGALAEAGVPFTVYTKGPLVLRDADLLAQAGAQVAVSIAFVDERIRRAVEPGAPSAQARLELVSALVEAGVACRVLMAPVLPLLSDAADQLAATVRRIAGTGARAVEPVVLRLPPGTRGWYLEWLGQAHPQLVARYEELYDRSGLPSADYEQRITGQIAQLCRVYGMGCGPVVAQGREPLVAQLALV comes from the coding sequence GTGGCTTGGGACGCGCTTTCGCTTGTTGACGCCGCCGACGATCGTCCGCTGATCGAGCGGCGCGCGGTGATGCGCGGTGATGTCCTGGAGATGCAGGCCCGCACGATGATCGAGCGGGTGCCGCAGGTCGCGGGCATCGCGCAGCGGTGGGCGGTCTCCCCCTACCGTGGATGCGCCCATGCCTGCCGCGGCTGTGGCGCCCGCGCGGGGCATCGCCGGCTGGGTTTGGACGCGGGGCGGGATTTCGAGACGCGGATCGTGGTGAAGCCGAACGCGGTGACGCGGTTGCGGGCGGATCTGGCGCGCTGGGGCGGTGAGGAGCTGGCGGCCGGAGTCAGCGGCGACTGTTATCAGGCGGCGGAGGAGACCTACCGGTTGATGCCGGGGGTGATCGGGGCGCTGGCCGAGGCGGGGGTGCCGTTCACCGTCTACACCAAGGGGCCCCTGGTGTTGCGTGACGCCGACCTGCTGGCGCAGGCGGGGGCGCAGGTGGCGGTGTCGATCGCGTTCGTGGACGAGCGGATCCGGCGGGCGGTGGAGCCGGGCGCGCCGTCGGCGCAGGCCCGGCTGGAGCTGGTGTCGGCTCTGGTGGAGGCCGGGGTGGCGTGCCGGGTGCTGATGGCGCCGGTCTTGCCGCTGCTGAGCGACGCGGCCGATCAGCTGGCGGCGACGGTGCGGCGGATCGCGGGCACGGGGGCGCGGGCGGTGGAGCCGGTGGTGCTCAGGCTGCCGCCGGGCACGCGTGGGTGGTATCTGGAGTGGCTGGGGCAGGCGCATCCGCAGCTGGTGGCCCGTTACGAGGAGTTGTACGACCGGTCGGGGTTGCCGTCGGCCGACTACGAGCAGCGCATCACGGGGCAGATCGCCCAGTTGTGCCGGGTGTACGGGATGGGGTGCGGTCCGGTGGTGGCGCAGGGGCGTGAGCCGCTGGTGGCGCAGCTGGCGCTGGTGTAG
- a CDS encoding helix-turn-helix domain-containing protein — translation MVRPPLTPEERLRGEHLGHLLRQARGERSIVEVAAAAGMSAETLRKIETGRIATPAFFTIAALADVLGVSLDQLATRSTPAPT, via the coding sequence ATGGTCCGACCTCCACTCACCCCCGAGGAACGCCTGCGCGGCGAGCACCTCGGCCACCTGCTGCGCCAAGCCCGGGGCGAGCGCAGCATCGTCGAGGTCGCCGCCGCCGCCGGCATGTCCGCCGAGACGCTCCGCAAGATCGAAACCGGCCGGATCGCCACCCCCGCGTTCTTCACCATCGCGGCGCTGGCCGACGTGCTCGGCGTCTCCCTCGACCAGCTCGCCACCCGCTCCACCCCCGCACCCACCTGA
- a CDS encoding ATP-binding protein, translated as MTTVTNSASRGQHSGSLPAEVTSFVGRRQEVAEVRQLLSVSRAVTLTGVGGVGKTRLALRVAHEVRRAFRDGVWLVELATLEKPDMLTRAVAEALEILDHSTTPPMRVLIDHLRDKQALMILDNCEHVVGECAVLADTLLRAAPELRILATSRHVLGIASEHAVPVAPLPLPNGNGSTPLETLTQTDAVQLFTERARAVVPSFAVTDDNRDIVSGIIRRLDGLPLGIELAAVRLRALSAKQLLERLDDRFRLLTGGSRAVLPRHQTLRALIDWSHALCSEEERLLWHRASVFAGSLDLEGAETVCCGSGIDREDVLDLVIGLVDKSVLIREDHPGGVRYRMLETLRQYGRERLRERGEETRLRRRHRAYYRDLAVRARAQVFGPDQVAWFTRLQLEHANLRSALDGWLTTPADATTGLSMAADLLYHWITSYYLGEGRAWLERGLATVSSPDDVRGRALWAGGWLAVIQADLPAAQAMLEECRRIGLRLDDEALLGYAELFSGMVAMCQERPQDAIGCYERALHRHRATGDPVGLALSLIRLSLARSFLGQSQAAIATAEQALAVCEAHGEGWHKAYTMMALGVEVWRQGDLPRATELERQSLAFNRSLGDQLGVGITIEVLAWIAATQGLYERAARLLGVLESVWSLVGAPLSGYGHLAGYHDECQARTRQALGEGAFAAAVRRGARLPYEEAVAYALAEDKPGGAETRQAPEAKGEQAPLTRREREIAQLVAQGMTNKEIAASLVIAQRTAEGHIEHILTKLGFSSRAQIAVWVGEQARADDDAAS; from the coding sequence ATGACAACGGTGACGAACAGCGCCTCCCGGGGGCAGCACAGCGGCAGCCTCCCGGCCGAGGTGACGAGTTTCGTGGGACGTCGGCAGGAGGTGGCCGAGGTCCGGCAGCTGCTGTCCGTCTCGCGGGCGGTCACGCTGACCGGCGTCGGCGGAGTCGGCAAGACACGCCTGGCGCTGCGCGTCGCCCACGAGGTGCGGCGCGCCTTCCGCGACGGTGTGTGGCTGGTGGAACTGGCCACGCTGGAGAAGCCGGACATGCTGACCCGGGCCGTGGCCGAGGCACTGGAGATCCTCGACCACAGCACCACGCCGCCGATGCGGGTCCTGATCGACCACCTGCGCGACAAGCAGGCCCTGATGATCCTGGACAACTGCGAGCACGTCGTGGGCGAGTGCGCCGTGCTGGCCGACACCCTGCTGCGCGCCGCACCCGAGCTGCGCATCCTGGCCACCAGCCGGCACGTCCTGGGCATCGCCAGCGAGCACGCGGTGCCGGTGGCGCCGCTGCCGTTGCCCAACGGCAACGGCAGCACGCCGCTGGAGACGCTGACGCAGACGGACGCGGTGCAGCTGTTCACCGAGCGGGCCCGTGCCGTGGTGCCCTCGTTCGCCGTCACCGACGACAACCGCGACATCGTCTCCGGCATCATCCGCCGCCTGGACGGCCTGCCCCTGGGGATCGAGCTGGCCGCCGTGCGGCTGCGCGCCCTGTCGGCCAAGCAGCTGCTGGAGCGGCTGGACGACCGGTTCCGGCTGCTGACCGGCGGGTCGCGGGCGGTGCTGCCGCGCCACCAGACGCTGCGCGCCCTGATCGACTGGAGTCACGCCCTATGTTCGGAGGAGGAACGGCTGCTATGGCATCGAGCCTCGGTGTTCGCCGGGAGCCTGGACCTGGAGGGGGCCGAGACGGTCTGCTGCGGGAGCGGCATCGACCGCGAGGACGTCCTCGACCTGGTGATCGGCCTGGTGGACAAGTCCGTGCTGATTCGAGAAGACCATCCGGGCGGCGTCCGCTACCGGATGCTGGAGACACTGCGCCAGTACGGCCGCGAGCGGTTGCGCGAGCGCGGCGAGGAGACGCGGCTGCGGCGGCGGCATCGCGCTTATTATCGCGACCTGGCCGTCCGTGCCCGTGCGCAGGTGTTCGGGCCGGATCAGGTGGCCTGGTTCACCCGGCTGCAGCTGGAGCACGCCAACCTGCGCAGCGCCCTGGACGGCTGGCTGACGACGCCGGCCGATGCCACGACCGGGCTGAGCATGGCCGCCGATCTGCTGTATCACTGGATCACCAGTTATTACCTAGGTGAGGGACGGGCCTGGCTGGAACGGGGACTGGCCACCGTTTCCTCACCTGACGACGTACGCGGCCGCGCGTTGTGGGCCGGCGGCTGGCTGGCCGTCATCCAGGCCGACCTGCCGGCCGCGCAGGCCATGCTGGAGGAGTGCCGGCGCATCGGCCTGCGCCTGGATGACGAGGCGCTGCTGGGGTACGCCGAGCTGTTCTCCGGCATGGTCGCCATGTGCCAGGAGCGCCCCCAGGACGCGATCGGCTGCTACGAGCGGGCCCTGCACCGCCATCGCGCCACCGGCGACCCGGTCGGGCTGGCCCTGTCGCTCATCCGGTTGTCGCTGGCCCGCTCGTTCCTGGGCCAGTCGCAGGCAGCCATCGCCACGGCCGAGCAGGCCCTGGCGGTATGCGAGGCCCACGGGGAGGGCTGGCACAAGGCGTACACGATGATGGCGCTGGGGGTGGAGGTGTGGCGTCAGGGAGACCTGCCGCGCGCCACCGAACTGGAGCGCCAGAGCCTGGCGTTCAACCGGTCGCTCGGCGACCAGCTGGGCGTGGGGATCACGATCGAGGTGCTGGCCTGGATCGCCGCCACACAAGGCCTGTACGAGCGGGCCGCGCGGCTGCTGGGCGTGCTGGAGAGCGTGTGGAGCCTGGTCGGGGCGCCGCTGTCGGGGTACGGGCATCTGGCCGGCTATCACGACGAGTGCCAGGCGCGTACGCGTCAGGCGCTGGGGGAGGGGGCTTTCGCGGCGGCGGTGCGGCGGGGCGCCCGGCTGCCGTATGAGGAGGCGGTGGCCTACGCGCTGGCCGAGGACAAGCCCGGCGGCGCGGAGACCAGGCAGGCGCCGGAGGCCAAGGGGGAGCAGGCGCCGCTGACGCGCCGCGAGCGGGAGATCGCTCAGCTGGTGGCGCAGGGGATGACGAACAAGGAGATCGCGGCCTCCCTGGTGATCGCCCAGCGGACCGCGGAGGGCCACATCGAGCACATCCTGACCAAGCTCGGGTTCAGCTCCCGCGCCCAGATCGCGGTGTGGGTGGGCGAGCAGGCCCGCGCCGACGACGACGCGGCGTCGTGA
- a CDS encoding DUF5999 family protein yields MCQHLPPCPPADSAGREAARLVAYHPEQGWGLLCNGVVFFDDTGELLPDGRSVVPVPVLTAA; encoded by the coding sequence ATGTGCCAGCATCTGCCTCCATGCCCGCCCGCCGACTCCGCCGGCCGCGAGGCCGCGCGTCTGGTCGCCTACCACCCCGAGCAGGGATGGGGCCTGCTGTGCAACGGGGTGGTGTTCTTCGACGACACCGGCGAGCTGCTGCCCGATGGGCGCAGCGTCGTGCCCGTACCGGTGCTGACCGCGGCATGA
- a CDS encoding MerR family transcriptional regulator — protein MEEDLLPIGQFARLGRLSVKQLRHYDELGLLRPAYVDAGTGYRYYRAAQAREALAIGLLRSMDVPLAVVAQVLAGGPQALAPVRAELEAELARRRRMLAALERVMAEGLPSARVRLVAEPPRRVAVVREVARGPEDIGRATSAAVRRVLRCLPAGGAEVRLIGLFPVELGEVVEVSVALVLGDEVGGSVGEELGGGAEVQVLPGGVFACATHVGPYEQISLTAHAVLAWCAERRHAVAGPIRELYVSDPALTSPEELTTDVMVAMEEEQ, from the coding sequence GTGGAAGAGGATCTGCTGCCGATCGGGCAGTTCGCCCGGCTGGGCCGGTTGAGCGTCAAGCAGTTGCGGCACTACGACGAGCTGGGGTTGTTGCGGCCGGCGTATGTGGACGCGGGGACGGGTTACCGGTATTACCGGGCGGCGCAGGCGCGGGAGGCGCTGGCGATCGGGTTGCTGCGGTCGATGGACGTGCCGTTGGCGGTGGTGGCGCAGGTGCTGGCGGGCGGGCCGCAGGCGCTGGCGCCGGTGCGTGCGGAGCTGGAGGCGGAGCTGGCGCGGCGGCGGCGGATGCTGGCGGCTTTGGAGCGGGTGATGGCCGAGGGGTTGCCGTCGGCGCGGGTGCGGCTGGTGGCCGAGCCGCCGCGGCGGGTGGCGGTGGTGCGGGAGGTGGCGCGGGGCCCGGAGGACATCGGGCGGGCCACGTCGGCGGCGGTGCGCCGGGTGTTGCGGTGCCTGCCGGCGGGCGGGGCGGAGGTGCGGCTGATCGGGTTGTTCCCGGTGGAGCTGGGCGAGGTGGTGGAGGTGTCGGTCGCGCTGGTGCTGGGCGATGAGGTGGGCGGATCGGTGGGTGAGGAGCTGGGCGGGGGAGCGGAGGTGCAGGTTCTGCCCGGTGGTGTGTTCGCGTGTGCGACGCATGTCGGGCCTTATGAGCAGATTTCGTTGACGGCGCATGCCGTGCTGGCGTGGTGTGCCGAGCGGCGGCATGCGGTGGCTGGCCCGATCCGTGAGCTGTACGTGTCGGATCCGGCGCTCACCTCGCCGGAGGAGCTGACGACGGACGTGATGGTCGCGATGGAGGAGGAGCAATGA
- a CDS encoding MerR family transcriptional regulator: MSFSVGQVARLAGITVRTLHHYDEIGLLTPGERTRAGYRRYTDADLVRLQHILLYRELGFPLEEIAVILDEPPTDELTHLRRQHELLTRRAQHLQHVIAAVERAMQARTLDLPLTPEERFEIFGGFRPEDHDAEVERRWGGTAQYAESRRRVAAYTKADWLELKAEAAAIGGDLVAAVKAGLPADGEHAMDLAERHRGHITRWFYDCSHDMHRHLGDLYVDDPRFTAAYDALAPGLAGYLRQAIHANARRHP, encoded by the coding sequence ATGAGCTTCTCCGTAGGGCAGGTCGCCCGGCTGGCCGGCATCACCGTCCGCACCCTGCACCACTACGACGAGATCGGCCTGCTCACCCCCGGCGAGCGCACCCGCGCCGGCTACCGCCGCTACACCGACGCCGACCTCGTCCGCCTGCAGCACATCCTCCTCTACCGCGAACTCGGCTTCCCCCTGGAGGAGATCGCCGTCATCCTCGACGAACCCCCCACCGACGAGCTCACCCACCTGCGCCGCCAGCACGAGCTGCTCACCCGCCGCGCCCAGCACCTGCAGCACGTCATCGCCGCCGTCGAACGCGCCATGCAGGCCCGCACCCTCGACCTCCCCCTCACGCCCGAAGAACGCTTCGAGATCTTCGGCGGCTTCCGCCCCGAAGACCACGACGCCGAAGTCGAACGCCGCTGGGGCGGCACCGCCCAGTACGCCGAAAGCCGCCGCCGCGTCGCCGCCTACACCAAGGCCGACTGGCTCGAGCTCAAGGCCGAGGCCGCCGCCATCGGCGGCGACCTCGTCGCCGCCGTCAAGGCCGGACTGCCCGCCGACGGCGAGCACGCCATGGACCTGGCCGAACGCCACCGCGGCCACATCACCCGCTGGTTCTACGACTGCAGCCACGACATGCACCGCCACCTGGGCGACCTGTACGTCGACGACCCCCGCTTCACCGCCGCCTACGACGCCCTCGCCCCCGGCCTGGCCGGCTACCTGCGCCAGGCCATCCACGCCAACGCCCGCCGCCACCCCTGA
- a CDS encoding ArsR/SmtB family transcription factor produces MRFDVLAEPARRHILDLLLERPRLVGELTAHLGLTQPGTSKHLRALREAGLVTVRKDAQRRWYELRPAPLAEIDAWLTPYRRLWTHTLDRLEAHLDTMEDDQ; encoded by the coding sequence ATGCGCTTCGACGTGCTCGCAGAACCCGCCCGACGCCACATCCTCGACCTGCTCCTCGAACGGCCCCGCCTCGTCGGCGAACTCACCGCCCACCTCGGCCTCACCCAGCCCGGCACCTCCAAACACCTGCGCGCCCTGCGCGAAGCCGGCCTCGTCACCGTCCGCAAAGACGCCCAACGCCGCTGGTACGAACTCCGCCCCGCCCCCCTCGCCGAAATCGACGCCTGGCTCACCCCCTACCGCCGGCTCTGGACCCACACCCTCGACCGCCTCGAAGCCCACCTCGACACCATGGAGGACGACCAGTGA
- a CDS encoding DUF4037 domain-containing protein has translation MSNFVPGIELSRDFYHEVVAPLVPRVPHSAALIGPGSEVLAFDTARSADHDWGPRVLLFTAAADVAEVEAKVVAGLPERFRGLPTVFGYHGEVRPGVTVTEPGAWLTDMLGFDPRAGVSLLDWLSVPWQRLAEVTCGEVFHDGLGALEAARAALRWYPQDVWRYVLACQWRRIAEEEPFPGRCGEVGDELGSAVEGARLAREVMRLALLLRRRYPPYPKWLGSALARLPGSAELGECLGAAVAARSWRRREEGLTGAYERVAALQNRVALAERLDEGVRGFFDRPFRVIGGDRFAEALMASVSDATIKGLPAVGCVDQLSDSTDLLMAPGRARAATAAALGLTA, from the coding sequence ATGTCCAACTTTGTGCCTGGTATTGAGTTGTCGCGGGACTTCTACCACGAGGTCGTGGCCCCGTTGGTGCCCCGGGTGCCGCACAGTGCGGCATTGATCGGCCCGGGGTCGGAGGTGCTGGCGTTCGACACCGCGCGGTCGGCCGATCACGACTGGGGGCCGCGGGTGCTGCTGTTCACGGCGGCGGCGGACGTGGCCGAGGTGGAGGCCAAGGTCGTGGCGGGCCTGCCGGAGCGTTTCCGCGGGTTGCCGACGGTGTTCGGCTACCACGGCGAGGTGCGGCCAGGCGTGACGGTGACGGAGCCGGGCGCGTGGCTGACGGACATGCTCGGGTTCGACCCGCGGGCCGGGGTGTCGCTGCTGGACTGGTTGTCGGTGCCGTGGCAGCGCCTGGCCGAGGTGACGTGCGGGGAGGTCTTCCACGACGGGCTGGGCGCGCTGGAGGCGGCCAGGGCGGCGTTGCGCTGGTATCCGCAGGACGTGTGGCGGTATGTCCTGGCTTGTCAGTGGCGGCGGATCGCGGAGGAGGAGCCGTTTCCCGGCCGGTGCGGCGAGGTCGGCGATGAGCTGGGCTCGGCCGTGGAGGGGGCGCGGCTGGCGCGGGAGGTGATGCGGCTGGCGCTGCTGCTGCGCCGCCGTTACCCGCCGTATCCCAAATGGCTCGGCAGTGCGCTGGCGCGGCTGCCGGGCTCGGCGGAGCTGGGGGAGTGCCTGGGGGCCGCCGTGGCGGCGCGATCGTGGCGCCGGCGCGAGGAGGGGCTGACGGGGGCGTACGAGCGGGTGGCGGCGTTGCAGAACCGGGTGGCGCTGGCCGAGCGGCTGGATGAGGGGGTGCGGGGGTTTTTCGACCGGCCGTTCCGGGTGATCGGGGGAGACCGGTTCGCCGAGGCGCTGATGGCGTCGGTGTCGGATGCGACCATCAAGGGATTGCCGGCGGTGGGGTGCGTGGATCAGCTGTCGGATTCGACGGATCTGCTGATGGCCCCCGGGCGTGCCAGAGCGGCGACGGCGGCCGCGCTGGGCCTCACCGCTTAG
- the purB gene encoding adenylosuccinate lyase produces MTSKPRIPNVLATRYASPELTRLWSPEYKIVAERRLWLAVLRAQDELGIAVPEGAIADYDKVVEQIDLDSIAARERVTRHDVKARIEEFNALAGHEQVHKGMTSRDLTENVEQLQIRDSLLLVRDRTVALLARLATLAEEHEASVMAGRSHNVAAQATTLGKRFATAADELLVAYRRLEELIGRYPLRGIKGPVGTAQDMLDLLGGDRGKLAELEGRVAAHLGFASRFTSVGQVYPRSLDFEVVTALVQLAAAPSSLAKTIRLMAGHELVTEGFAEGQVGSSAMPHKMNTRSCERVNGLAVVLRGYASMTGELAGDQWNEGDVSCSVVRRVALPDAFFAFDGLVETMLTVLEEFGAFPAVIAAELGRYLPFLATTKMLMAAVRAGMGREQAHELIKEHAVAAALAMRSRGAGNALLDLLAGDERFPLDREQLEALLADRVSFTGAAADQVEAVSQQVGQVVAAHPEAAVYRPGAIL; encoded by the coding sequence GTGACGTCGAAGCCGCGTATCCCGAATGTCCTGGCCACCCGCTATGCCTCGCCGGAGCTGACCCGTCTGTGGTCGCCCGAATACAAGATCGTCGCGGAGCGGCGGTTGTGGCTGGCGGTGTTGCGGGCGCAGGACGAGCTGGGGATCGCGGTCCCGGAGGGCGCGATCGCCGACTACGACAAGGTGGTCGAGCAGATCGATCTGGACTCGATCGCGGCGCGGGAGCGCGTCACCCGGCACGACGTCAAGGCCCGCATCGAGGAGTTCAACGCGCTGGCCGGGCACGAGCAGGTGCACAAGGGCATGACCTCGCGGGACCTGACCGAGAACGTCGAGCAGCTGCAGATCCGCGACAGCCTGCTGCTGGTGCGCGACCGGACGGTGGCGCTGCTGGCGCGGCTGGCGACGCTGGCCGAGGAGCACGAGGCGAGCGTGATGGCGGGCCGCTCGCACAACGTGGCGGCGCAGGCCACCACGCTGGGCAAGCGGTTCGCCACGGCCGCCGATGAGCTGCTGGTGGCCTACCGGCGGCTGGAGGAGCTGATCGGCCGCTACCCGCTGCGCGGCATCAAGGGCCCGGTCGGCACCGCCCAGGACATGCTGGACCTGCTGGGCGGTGACCGCGGCAAGCTGGCCGAGCTGGAGGGCCGGGTGGCCGCGCATCTGGGGTTCGCCTCCCGTTTCACCAGCGTCGGGCAGGTCTATCCGCGGTCGCTGGACTTCGAGGTCGTCACGGCGCTGGTGCAGCTGGCGGCGGCGCCGTCGTCGCTGGCCAAGACGATCCGGCTGATGGCCGGGCACGAGCTCGTCACCGAGGGGTTCGCCGAGGGACAGGTCGGCTCGTCGGCGATGCCGCACAAGATGAACACGCGCTCGTGCGAGCGGGTCAACGGCCTGGCCGTGGTGCTGCGCGGCTATGCCTCCATGACGGGGGAGCTGGCGGGCGACCAGTGGAACGAGGGCGACGTGTCGTGCTCGGTGGTGCGGCGGGTGGCGCTGCCGGATGCGTTCTTCGCCTTCGACGGGCTGGTGGAGACGATGCTGACGGTGCTGGAGGAGTTCGGCGCCTTCCCGGCGGTGATCGCCGCCGAGCTGGGCCGCTACCTGCCGTTCCTGGCCACGACGAAGATGCTGATGGCGGCGGTGCGGGCGGGGATGGGCCGCGAGCAGGCGCACGAGCTGATCAAGGAACACGCGGTGGCGGCGGCGCTGGCGATGCGCTCGCGCGGCGCCGGCAACGCGCTGCTGGACCTGCTGGCCGGCGATGAGCGTTTCCCGCTCGATCGTGAGCAGCTGGAGGCGTTGCTGGCCGACCGGGTGTCGTTCACGGGGGCGGCGGCCGATCAGGTGGAGGCGGTCTCGCAGCAGGTGGGCCAGGTCGTGGCGGCGCATCCTGAGGCGGCGGTGTACCGGCCGGGCGCGATCTTGTGA